The proteins below come from a single Rhizobium sp. BT04 genomic window:
- a CDS encoding ABC transporter ATP-binding protein, which translates to MINVRDLDVVFASGKSSNHVVRGISFQVGQGETLGIVGESGCGKSTVLRCLAGMEAGWTGQIELGAKPIGKKRSREELKFAQMVFQDPYGSLHPRHRIGTALAEPLRAMRHSDIWSKVERALIQVGLPASFANRFPHELSGGQRQRVAIARALILSPPILLLDEPTSALDVSVQAEILNLLADQREEKGLTYLLVSHDLAVIAHMCDRVLIMKNGCFVDELTRADLQAGTTHDAYARELFEASFIEA; encoded by the coding sequence ATGATCAATGTGCGTGACCTCGATGTCGTCTTTGCCTCCGGCAAATCAAGCAACCATGTCGTCAGGGGCATCAGTTTTCAGGTTGGCCAGGGGGAGACGCTCGGCATTGTCGGTGAATCCGGATGTGGCAAATCGACGGTGCTGCGGTGTCTCGCCGGCATGGAGGCCGGCTGGACCGGCCAGATCGAGCTTGGCGCCAAACCGATCGGCAAGAAGCGCTCCCGCGAAGAGCTGAAATTCGCTCAGATGGTGTTTCAGGACCCATACGGATCCCTGCATCCGCGCCATCGTATCGGCACCGCCTTGGCCGAGCCGCTGCGCGCCATGCGCCATTCGGATATCTGGTCGAAGGTCGAGAGGGCGTTGATCCAGGTGGGTTTGCCGGCGAGTTTCGCAAACCGTTTTCCGCATGAGCTTTCCGGCGGCCAGCGGCAGAGGGTGGCAATCGCCCGGGCCCTGATCCTGTCGCCGCCCATCCTGTTGCTCGACGAGCCGACATCGGCGCTCGATGTCTCGGTCCAGGCCGAAATCCTCAACCTGCTTGCCGATCAGCGCGAGGAAAAGGGCCTGACCTATCTCCTTGTCAGCCACGACCTCGCGGTCATCGCCCATATGTGCGACCGGGTGCTGATCATGAAGAATGGTTGCTTCGTCGACGAACTCACCAGAGCGGATCTGCAGGCCGGCACCACCCATGATGCCTATGCGCGAGAACTGTTTGAGGCGAGCTTTATCGAGGCTTGA
- a CDS encoding LacI family DNA-binding transcriptional regulator: MAAEEKKGRRTRLDDIATRCGVSISTVSRALAGEKGVRPEIRKLVLETASAVSYALPASVAGKKVMLVASGAAMIDYVRNQFTLYVLEGLNARAAALGIEVAMRPVADKGDEARVVAEMRDDPSFGGMLILTVDDEDMLAAAASLGKPVVLVNSDDPYMRLSSVTPCNRSAAFIAAERLIKAGHQRILFMLRPGRRTIERRLEGWRDALQHHGLTADADLVLEVDDWLPELGAEAVTRVIREKGLTFTAILTAGDSLANGAVRGLQAMGYAVPQDISVMGIDDLPQSAFLNPPLSTVHIPMRELGATALDLLRDMMLGLAAPRRRVELACHLVERGSVAAVRRVHAVTEGR; this comes from the coding sequence ATGGCGGCGGAAGAGAAAAAAGGCAGGCGCACGCGGCTCGACGACATTGCCACCCGATGCGGCGTCTCGATCAGCACGGTGTCGCGTGCGCTGGCCGGCGAAAAGGGCGTCAGGCCGGAGATTCGCAAGCTGGTGCTGGAAACGGCAAGTGCGGTCAGCTACGCCCTGCCGGCAAGCGTTGCTGGCAAGAAGGTCATGCTCGTCGCCTCCGGCGCGGCAATGATCGACTATGTCCGCAACCAGTTCACCCTCTACGTGCTCGAAGGATTGAATGCGCGCGCGGCCGCCCTCGGCATCGAGGTGGCAATGCGCCCCGTCGCCGACAAGGGTGATGAAGCCCGCGTCGTCGCCGAGATGCGGGACGATCCGAGTTTCGGCGGCATGCTGATCCTGACCGTTGACGATGAGGATATGCTGGCGGCGGCCGCCAGCCTCGGAAAGCCTGTCGTTCTGGTCAACAGCGACGATCCCTATATGCGGCTTTCGAGTGTGACGCCCTGCAACCGCTCGGCCGCCTTCATTGCCGCAGAGCGGCTGATCAAGGCCGGGCATCAACGCATCCTGTTCATGCTGAGGCCGGGACGGCGAACGATCGAGCGGCGCCTGGAGGGCTGGCGCGATGCCCTGCAGCATCATGGGCTGACGGCCGACGCCGATCTGGTGCTCGAGGTCGACGACTGGCTACCGGAACTCGGCGCAGAAGCCGTCACCCGTGTTATCCGCGAAAAAGGCCTCACCTTCACCGCCATCCTGACGGCGGGCGACAGCCTTGCCAATGGCGCAGTGCGCGGATTGCAGGCGATGGGTTATGCAGTACCGCAGGACATCTCAGTTATGGGCATAGACGACCTGCCGCAATCGGCCTTTCTCAATCCGCCGCTCTCGACGGTGCATATTCCGATGCGCGAGCTCGGCGCCACCGCGCTCGATCTGCTGCGCGACATGATGCTCGGTCTTGCGGCCCCACGGCGGCGGGTCGAGCTTGCCTGCCATCTCGTCGAAAGGGGCAGCGTGGCGGCTGTCAGGCGCGTCCATGCCGTGACGGAGGGGCGCTGA
- a CDS encoding ABC transporter substrate-binding protein yields the protein MTRMKSIGAAFAAILLSSVAAHAGDVRIMWYSDGGEGAVVKDLLARFSKANPDINVILDEVSYDVVKEQLPVQLEAGQGPDIARVTNLKAQAQHWLDLRPLLADAKYWDDNFGAQADWMRPDGSNAITGFMTQLTLTGGFVNKTLFEQAGVEIPGPKATWDDWAAAARKVADSQKVFAMAIDRSGHRVSGPNISYGANYIAADGKPAPIDQGAKEFLSRFVKWNEDGTVNKDVWVSAAGTTYRSAAEDFINGGLAYLYSGSWQISGFAQKIGDSFDWVMAGSPCGTVACTGMQGGAGLVAVKYTKNPKDVAKVMDYLAGADVQKEFAERSLFIPAHKGVAAGQMDFKTDNPHVQAALKAFVESAGQTAAPAMKLPGWKWSDAYYSAIVARISQVIAGEMKLDDAYARIDEDIKAKVGGN from the coding sequence ATGACCAGAATGAAATCGATCGGCGCGGCTTTTGCTGCAATTCTCTTGAGTTCCGTTGCCGCCCATGCCGGCGACGTGCGCATCATGTGGTATTCCGACGGCGGCGAAGGCGCTGTCGTCAAGGATCTGCTGGCGCGCTTCTCCAAGGCCAATCCTGACATCAACGTCATCCTCGACGAGGTCTCCTACGACGTCGTCAAGGAACAACTGCCGGTGCAGCTTGAAGCCGGGCAGGGGCCGGATATCGCCCGCGTCACCAATCTGAAGGCGCAGGCACAGCATTGGCTCGATCTTCGCCCGCTCCTGGCCGATGCGAAATATTGGGACGATAATTTCGGTGCCCAGGCCGACTGGATGCGTCCCGACGGCTCGAACGCCATCACCGGCTTCATGACCCAGTTGACGCTGACCGGCGGCTTCGTCAACAAGACGCTGTTCGAACAGGCCGGCGTCGAGATCCCCGGCCCGAAGGCCACCTGGGACGACTGGGCGGCGGCAGCCAGGAAGGTCGCCGACAGCCAGAAGGTCTTCGCCATGGCGATCGACCGCTCCGGCCACCGCGTCTCCGGCCCGAATATTTCCTACGGCGCCAACTATATCGCCGCCGACGGCAAGCCGGCGCCGATCGATCAGGGCGCCAAGGAGTTCCTCAGCCGCTTCGTCAAGTGGAATGAGGATGGCACCGTCAACAAGGATGTCTGGGTGAGTGCCGCCGGCACCACCTACCGCTCCGCCGCCGAAGACTTCATCAATGGCGGCCTCGCCTATCTCTACTCCGGCAGCTGGCAGATCTCGGGCTTTGCCCAGAAGATCGGCGACAGTTTCGACTGGGTGATGGCGGGAAGCCCCTGCGGCACGGTTGCCTGCACCGGCATGCAGGGCGGCGCCGGTCTGGTGGCCGTCAAATACACCAAAAACCCGAAGGACGTCGCCAAGGTGATGGATTACCTGGCAGGTGCCGATGTGCAGAAGGAGTTCGCCGAGCGCAGCCTGTTCATTCCGGCGCATAAGGGCGTGGCCGCCGGCCAGATGGACTTCAAGACCGACAATCCGCATGTGCAGGCGGCGCTGAAGGCCTTCGTCGAATCGGCCGGCCAGACGGCGGCACCGGCGATGAAGCTGCCGGGCTGGAAGTGGTCCGACGCCTATTACAGCGCCATCGTCGCCCGCATCAGCCAGGTGATCGCCGGCGAAATGAAGCTCGACGATGCCTATGCCCGCATCGACGAGGACATCAAGGCCAAGGTTGGCGGCAACTGA
- a CDS encoding carbohydrate ABC transporter permease codes for MAEKTVYSEPPVKTGLRQALSAPVRLLMGLVDIPMRGWQKLTGLNGMAGVFLAPNMLIFSVFVLLPLVINFLYSTTSGSAIFLQNRTYVGADQYRILFDCGSYLDPSTCAADTFWAAVRNTAVFVVFQVTVMLIAALATALILNRELSNRGFWRAVFFFPVLLSPVVVGLIWKWILQREGLLNYALSPFGFEPFSWLSDRFWAFFFAVFVSVWAHMGFYALILLAGLQAIPKDLYEAAAMDKASPTRIFRRITLPLLMPNLIVVLVLALIRAVQIFDEVFVLTGGGPGTSTMYITQYIYETGFASSLRNPGLASAASILMGIVLVILTLVQLGVSSRNEKKGARQ; via the coding sequence ATGGCGGAGAAGACGGTTTATTCCGAACCACCTGTCAAAACCGGCCTGCGGCAGGCGCTCTCGGCGCCTGTCCGGCTCCTCATGGGGCTGGTCGATATTCCCATGCGCGGTTGGCAGAAGCTGACCGGGCTGAACGGCATGGCGGGCGTCTTCCTGGCGCCGAACATGCTGATCTTTTCCGTCTTCGTGCTGCTGCCGCTGGTCATCAACTTCCTCTATTCGACGACGAGCGGCAGCGCCATCTTCCTGCAGAACAGGACCTATGTCGGCGCCGATCAGTACCGCATCCTCTTCGATTGCGGCTCTTATCTCGATCCTTCGACTTGCGCTGCCGACACCTTCTGGGCGGCCGTGCGCAACACCGCCGTCTTCGTCGTCTTCCAGGTCACAGTCATGCTGATCGCAGCGCTCGCAACGGCGCTGATCCTCAACCGCGAGCTTTCCAATCGCGGCTTCTGGCGCGCTGTCTTCTTCTTCCCGGTGCTGCTGTCGCCTGTTGTCGTCGGCCTGATCTGGAAATGGATCCTCCAGCGTGAAGGCCTGCTGAACTACGCGTTGAGCCCCTTCGGTTTTGAGCCCTTCTCCTGGCTCAGCGATCGTTTCTGGGCCTTCTTCTTCGCCGTCTTCGTTTCGGTCTGGGCGCATATGGGCTTTTACGCGCTGATCCTGCTCGCCGGCCTGCAGGCGATCCCCAAGGATCTCTACGAGGCGGCGGCGATGGACAAGGCGAGCCCCACCCGCATCTTCCGGCGCATCACCCTGCCGCTGCTGATGCCGAACCTCATCGTCGTCCTGGTCCTCGCGCTGATCCGTGCCGTGCAGATCTTCGACGAGGTCTTCGTGCTCACCGGCGGCGGGCCGGGCACCAGCACCATGTATATCACCCAGTATATTTACGAGACCGGCTTTGCCAGTTCGCTGCGCAACCCGGGGCTTGCCTCGGCCGCCTCGATCCTGATGGGCATCGTGCTCGTCATCCTGACGCTGGTCCAGCTTGGGGTCAGCAGCCGCAACGAGAAGAAGGGAGCACGCCAATGA
- a CDS encoding carbohydrate ABC transporter permease, with protein sequence MSAVGTFLLRRRGRGWHWTDVVTWIWLISGVILMFGPAVWLVFSSFKTPAALAEFPPSVLPYVTEQAVVPGYDKPLQLYNVAMPDGSARVLAEVRRIGIMGQMVDPKQPGEIVKVNIKDRTPVRKVEFAGGNYTEPFQRFDFFLFLRNSVFVTVVATVITLLVNSMAAFALSKYQFPGRTAVMLMILATLMVPLSVIVVPLYSVIGTLNLFDSLWGVILPTVATPTGVFLLRQYMLTIPDELLDAARMDKASEWQIYWRIILPLSAPALAVLAIFSVVWRWNDFLWPLIVLSRKELYTLQVGLNVYAGELNVQWHYILAMTVVSMIPVVLIFVFLQRFITTGIAGSGLK encoded by the coding sequence ATGAGCGCTGTCGGCACCTTCCTGCTTCGCCGCCGCGGCCGTGGCTGGCATTGGACGGATGTGGTCACCTGGATCTGGCTGATCTCGGGCGTGATCCTGATGTTCGGCCCGGCCGTCTGGCTGGTCTTCTCCTCCTTCAAGACGCCGGCGGCCCTTGCCGAGTTCCCGCCGTCCGTCCTGCCCTATGTCACCGAACAGGCAGTGGTGCCGGGATACGACAAGCCGTTGCAGCTCTATAATGTCGCAATGCCGGATGGCAGCGCGCGTGTGCTCGCCGAAGTCCGCCGCATCGGCATCATGGGCCAGATGGTCGATCCGAAACAGCCGGGCGAAATCGTCAAGGTCAACATCAAGGACCGCACGCCGGTGCGCAAGGTGGAATTCGCCGGCGGCAATTACACCGAACCGTTCCAGCGCTTCGATTTCTTCCTGTTCCTGCGCAACTCCGTTTTCGTGACCGTCGTGGCGACTGTCATCACGCTGCTCGTCAATTCCATGGCCGCCTTCGCGCTGTCGAAATACCAGTTCCCCGGCCGCACCGCCGTCATGCTGATGATCCTGGCGACGCTGATGGTGCCGCTCTCGGTCATCGTCGTGCCGCTCTATTCCGTCATCGGCACGCTGAACCTGTTCGACAGCCTCTGGGGCGTCATCCTGCCGACGGTCGCCACCCCCACGGGCGTCTTCCTGCTCCGCCAATACATGCTGACCATCCCCGACGAATTGCTCGACGCCGCGCGCATGGACAAGGCCAGCGAATGGCAGATCTACTGGCGCATCATCCTGCCGCTGTCGGCGCCGGCGCTGGCGGTCCTGGCGATCTTTTCGGTCGTCTGGCGCTGGAACGACTTCCTCTGGCCGCTGATCGTGCTCTCGCGCAAGGAACTCTACACGCTGCAGGTCGGCCTCAACGTCTATGCCGGCGAGCTCAATGTGCAATGGCACTACATCCTCGCGATGACCGTTGTCTCGATGATCCCCGTCGTGCTGATCTTCGTCTTCCTGCAGCGCTTCATCACCACAGGCATCGCCGGCTCTGGCCTGAAATAG